From Mesobacillus jeotgali, the proteins below share one genomic window:
- a CDS encoding MFS transporter: MLRNKNVWILLTGEFIAGLGLWLGIIGNLEFMQEKIPSDFLKSLLLAAGLLAGIAVGPLAGRLTDQYSKKAVMLISGFVRVISVIFMLIAIQTGSVWWMLVFLVLLQISAAFYFPALQAAIPLVVDDKDLLQLNGIHMNVSTLSRIIGTAAAGILLVAIPLKAVYLLSMAAYLILFGLTWFLQFEEKQKTPVSKAGGQKQGFKDVFPVIFKLPIVMMTLILTLIPLIFLGGFNLVVINISELQDSSAIKGWIYTAEGLAFMSGAFLIKRISYKISPYKILFSSSMLIGLSQLMLYFADKPVLTIIAFLMFGFSVGCFFPTAATIFQTRVPRDFHGRFFSFRNMMDRVFFQVVLLVTGFLLDAVGLQYMSVMFGGLSIVLTALFFIRSRSLRALSENERSVS; the protein is encoded by the coding sequence ATGTTGAGAAATAAAAATGTCTGGATTTTATTGACCGGTGAATTCATTGCCGGATTGGGGCTGTGGCTAGGTATTATTGGAAATCTTGAGTTTATGCAGGAAAAAATCCCTTCTGACTTTCTAAAATCGCTGCTGCTTGCTGCAGGACTGCTTGCCGGGATTGCTGTAGGCCCACTGGCCGGCAGGCTGACAGACCAATATAGCAAGAAAGCCGTCATGCTGATATCAGGGTTTGTTCGGGTGATCAGTGTGATTTTTATGCTGATTGCCATTCAAACCGGGTCAGTATGGTGGATGCTGGTCTTTCTCGTATTGCTGCAAATATCCGCAGCATTTTACTTTCCTGCTCTACAGGCTGCCATTCCGCTTGTTGTCGACGATAAAGACTTATTGCAGTTAAATGGAATCCATATGAATGTATCCACACTTTCGCGCATTATCGGTACGGCGGCAGCGGGCATTTTGCTGGTAGCTATTCCATTGAAAGCTGTTTATCTCCTGTCGATGGCTGCCTACCTTATCCTTTTTGGACTGACTTGGTTCTTACAATTTGAAGAAAAACAGAAGACCCCAGTCTCCAAAGCAGGGGGACAAAAACAGGGATTCAAAGATGTATTCCCAGTCATTTTCAAGCTGCCAATCGTCATGATGACCTTGATCCTGACCTTGATCCCGCTCATTTTTCTCGGCGGCTTCAACCTGGTCGTCATCAATATCAGTGAACTTCAGGACAGCTCGGCAATAAAAGGCTGGATTTATACAGCCGAAGGACTCGCATTCATGAGCGGAGCGTTTTTAATCAAACGAATCAGCTATAAGATTTCACCCTATAAAATTTTGTTTTCGAGCTCGATGCTGATTGGTTTATCTCAGCTGATGCTCTATTTTGCTGATAAGCCTGTGCTGACAATAATCGCCTTCCTAATGTTTGGTTTTTCCGTTGGATGCTTCTTCCCGACTGCGGCTACGATCTTCCAAACAAGGGTACCGAGAGACTTCCATGGTCGCTTTTTCTCATTCCGGAACATGATGGACCGGGTTTTCTTCCAGGTCGTCCTGCTGGTTACCGGATTCTTGCTGGACGCGGTCGGCCTCCAGTATATGAGCGTCATGTTCGGCGGTTTGTCGATTGTTTTGACAGCGCTCTTCTTTATCAGGTCTCGCAGTTTGAGGGCTCTTTCTGAAAATGAGCGAAGTGTAAGTTAA
- a CDS encoding cell wall hydrolase — MKKYTKSLAAATVILAVLSFAQLETKAAAIQSGSTGSEVTYVQSILKKLGYFNTEATGYFGPVTTEAVKAFQRDFSLEQTGGLGPRTTNLINEIDMMAHVVYGEARGEGYPGQVAVAAVILNRVESNDFPDTVYNVVFQRNAFTAVNDGQYYLQPDSTAYHAVKDALLGWDPSYGSVYYYNPVLATDEWIFTRTVTKQIGNHHFAY; from the coding sequence TTGAAGAAATACACAAAGAGTTTGGCAGCGGCAACAGTCATTTTAGCTGTCCTGAGTTTTGCCCAGCTTGAAACAAAGGCAGCAGCAATCCAGTCTGGATCAACAGGTTCAGAGGTTACATATGTTCAATCGATTTTAAAAAAGCTCGGATATTTTAATACTGAAGCGACTGGCTATTTTGGACCCGTAACTACCGAAGCAGTCAAGGCGTTTCAGAGGGATTTCAGCCTGGAACAAACTGGCGGACTGGGACCGAGGACAACAAATCTCATCAATGAAATTGATATGATGGCACATGTCGTGTATGGCGAGGCCAGAGGAGAAGGCTATCCCGGTCAGGTAGCAGTAGCGGCGGTGATTTTAAACAGGGTGGAATCAAATGACTTCCCGGATACGGTGTATAACGTTGTTTTCCAGAGAAATGCGTTTACTGCGGTAAATGATGGTCAGTATTATCTGCAGCCGGATTCCACAGCTTATCATGCTGTAAAGGACGCATTGCTCGGATGGGATCCTTCCTACGGTTCTGTGTATTATTATAATCCTGTACTTGCGACAGACGAATGGATTTTCACCAGAACTGTAACAAAACAGATTGGCAATCATCATTTTGCATACTAA
- a CDS encoding GNAT family N-acetyltransferase, translating into MAEQIERATEYDLPIIGKMFADCKEYLETRGILQWDEKYPNHEYFENAMQGEELFVLKTSRAIIGVMVLDEWQAPEWENTKWTGTEEKPLILHSFCVDPSAQGGGFGSKMLQFAEDFAKEQGYGALRLDTYSENKGAVRFYEKRGYRKTGLVTMNGKPEGHELYVCFEKLL; encoded by the coding sequence ATGGCTGAACAGATTGAGCGCGCAACAGAATATGATTTGCCCATCATCGGTAAAATGTTTGCAGACTGTAAGGAATATCTTGAAACAAGAGGCATTTTGCAATGGGATGAAAAATACCCCAACCATGAATATTTTGAAAATGCCATGCAAGGGGAAGAGTTGTTTGTTTTGAAAACATCCAGGGCGATTATTGGTGTTATGGTACTCGACGAGTGGCAGGCACCTGAATGGGAAAATACGAAATGGACCGGAACGGAAGAAAAGCCGTTAATCCTCCATTCATTTTGCGTAGACCCTTCTGCACAGGGCGGCGGATTTGGCAGCAAGATGCTTCAGTTTGCAGAAGACTTTGCGAAGGAACAAGGATATGGCGCGCTCCGGCTCGATACGTATTCAGAAAATAAGGGAGCCGTCCGCTTCTATGAAAAAAGAGGTTACAGGAAAACGGGATTAGTTACGATGAATGGAAAACCCGAGGGCCATGAGTTATATGTGTGCTTTGAGAAGTTATTATAA
- a CDS encoding glycerophosphodiester phosphodiesterase, producing the protein MKKTLIGTGFALTLMISPFQQALAAEPTTGELRQFDTVAHRGAAGYAPENTIAAFDKGLDMKADYIEIDVQRSKDGELVVIHDTTVDRTTDGTGKVGDLTLQELRSLDAGSFKGEQFAGEKIPTFEEVLDRYHGKIGILIELKAPELYPGIEEAVADALKERNLDKPQNDKIIIQSFNFESMQKMDSLLPKVPIGVLTSSKLHTTDAALLEFAKYADLFNPSYGLVSKELVEKVHNLGMEIQSWTVRSPEAAQFLIDMKVDGIITDYPDYVDPRN; encoded by the coding sequence ATGAAGAAAACTTTAATCGGAACAGGTTTTGCACTAACCCTAATGATCAGTCCATTCCAGCAGGCACTCGCTGCCGAACCTACTACAGGTGAACTAAGGCAATTCGACACTGTCGCACACCGCGGGGCTGCAGGTTATGCACCAGAGAACACAATTGCCGCATTTGATAAGGGACTAGATATGAAGGCGGATTATATTGAAATCGATGTCCAGCGCAGCAAGGATGGAGAATTGGTCGTGATCCACGATACTACTGTTGACAGGACAACCGATGGTACTGGCAAAGTTGGCGACTTGACCTTGCAAGAACTGCGCAGCCTTGATGCCGGGAGCTTCAAAGGTGAGCAATTTGCCGGTGAAAAGATTCCTACCTTCGAAGAAGTGCTTGACCGCTATCATGGGAAGATCGGCATTTTAATAGAATTGAAAGCACCTGAGCTTTATCCTGGAATAGAAGAAGCTGTGGCAGATGCGCTGAAGGAAAGAAACCTGGATAAGCCGCAGAACGACAAGATTATTATCCAGTCCTTTAACTTTGAATCAATGCAAAAAATGGATTCCCTGCTTCCAAAAGTTCCGATTGGGGTATTAACCTCTTCAAAACTTCATACAACTGATGCTGCCCTTCTGGAATTCGCAAAATACGCTGATCTTTTCAATCCTAGTTATGGACTTGTATCAAAGGAACTTGTCGAAAAGGTGCATAACCTTGGGATGGAAATACAGTCGTGGACAGTAAGAAGCCCTGAAGCTGCACAATTCCTGATTGATATGAAGGTGGATGGCATTATAACGGATTATCCAGATTATGTTGACCCTCGTAACTAA
- a CDS encoding pyroglutamyl-peptidase I, giving the protein MKILISGFEPFGKMNINPTEKLLEEAGKLEIENVEIATVLLPVNYDECAEKLIAEMEEIKPDVVISCGLAAGRTAVTPERIGINIKDTGSGDPYPDNKGNIPTDELIDAEGPDGLFSTLPIRLLEKNLKAEKIPAAISNSAGTFICNNTLYAVLNYIRKEKLLTKAGFIHFPASTEMSAQNPSLPSLPQETMAKALKVIVETCAVTEY; this is encoded by the coding sequence ATGAAAATTTTAATTTCTGGTTTTGAACCTTTTGGAAAAATGAACATAAATCCAACTGAGAAATTGCTTGAAGAAGCTGGAAAATTGGAGATTGAGAATGTGGAAATTGCCACAGTCCTACTGCCAGTCAATTACGATGAATGCGCAGAAAAGTTGATTGCAGAGATGGAAGAGATCAAGCCAGATGTTGTGATTTCTTGTGGTCTTGCGGCTGGCAGGACGGCTGTCACTCCTGAGCGGATTGGAATTAATATTAAGGATACCGGTTCGGGTGATCCTTACCCGGACAATAAAGGCAATATCCCAACTGATGAACTGATTGATGCAGAAGGCCCGGATGGATTGTTTTCCACTTTGCCGATCAGATTATTAGAAAAAAATTTGAAAGCGGAGAAAATACCCGCTGCCATTTCAAACAGTGCAGGTACGTTTATTTGCAATAACACTTTGTACGCGGTGCTGAATTATATCCGGAAGGAAAAGCTTTTAACCAAAGCTGGTTTCATCCATTTTCCAGCATCGACAGAAATGTCAGCACAGAATCCATCCTTGCCGTCACTTCCCCAGGAAACAATGGCAAAAGCATTGAAAGTAATTGTTGAAACCTGTGCTGTCACAGAATATTGA
- a CDS encoding CBO0543 family protein: MYLLLVIVVWIVFAYKFVDWSQWKKQYPTILFFMMANLLYNTLYYNHTLWAFRGVTADWLNHSIINIAFTFFICPVGLIIYLQRFPSNRRNQLLYVGSWVTFYTIIEALFAHKGMFVYDNGWNSWHNIWLNLILFAILWIHYRKPVMAWIISIPIAVIFYLFFPFPLESLK, from the coding sequence ATGTATTTATTATTGGTCATTGTTGTATGGATTGTTTTCGCTTATAAATTTGTTGATTGGTCGCAATGGAAAAAGCAGTACCCTACAATCTTATTCTTTATGATGGCAAACCTTTTATATAACACGCTTTACTATAACCACACCTTGTGGGCTTTCAGGGGTGTTACAGCTGACTGGCTGAACCATTCCATCATAAATATAGCGTTCACTTTTTTTATTTGCCCGGTAGGATTGATCATTTACCTGCAGCGTTTCCCGTCTAATAGAAGAAATCAGCTGCTTTATGTAGGCTCCTGGGTGACTTTTTACACAATCATTGAAGCGTTATTCGCTCACAAAGGTATGTTTGTCTATGACAACGGCTGGAACAGCTGGCACAATATTTGGCTCAACCTGATTCTATTTGCAATTCTTTGGATTCACTATCGAAAACCAGTTATGGCCTGGATTATTTCAATTCCGATTGCAGTCATTTTTTATTTATTTTTTCCCTTTCCCCTGGAAAGCCTAAAGTAA